Genomic DNA from Procambarus clarkii isolate CNS0578487 chromosome 34, FALCON_Pclarkii_2.0, whole genome shotgun sequence:
TacgccagttgcaatgtgctcctggctgtctgggttcgagtcacttctggggtgtggagttttcagttgcatattggattGGGGACGattcaagcttgttcacatttgtgttgctcacgtagctccacaaagtgaggtgattcgatgaaataactatggccaaaattaccaccaagtgccgtcgggatgttggggatatagcctcggctaccaaggtcttttgtacagtcacggttggataagtggttaaggtaccatgtatGCCAGtttcatagtgctcctggctgtctgggttcgagtcacttctggggtgtggagttacaCCCTTACATCCCTCCATGATGTAAGGGTGACTCCGTCTGGGCGATTGTTACTGTCATCAGGTCTGCACAACGGAGGAtctctttgtgctggacacccagttgTAGCCAAAaatttctcttgatgatgtcattgactgcttcatgtctggcagtcATTCCCAAGGATTTACGACAGAAGAGACTATGGTTGCAATATTGGTCTGCCGACGCATAGCTGCAGATACAccagtgttcggtggagataggggcggaaaGGCGCAAGGCAACACCAATACAGGCAGTGCCTAAGGCAGAATTACGGacagccaacaggaagtccccggcatggggagcgtCCACAGTTAGGAGACATGCATTGTTCTTCCAAGATGCTGCctccaacaatgctgtggcaatgttctccactatggagcTGTCCCATTTTCCTGTTTGCAGTTGTTTGGAaaaggtggtagagggtgtgagtTGGCAAGAATGTCCCAGTAACcacctccttccgcgaatttgggatcataaaTCCCAGTGGTGTCTCTTTGGTAATCTGACattatttcattcactaattcacctgaagcactggtcgaggataagaatgctggcaatggtgtgtcgccttgcgaataccaacACAcctgagtctaactgggagcgttgcttagtCCCATTGCTCGTCTTGCAGAGAGATTTAACACTTTCATGGTTATTGACTTAAGGAGcgagtcatattctgttaattttggcctGACGAAGGAGGAAGCACACCTCAGGAAATACGTAAGTCTGGTCAAAGCCAGAGACCTTGGGAAATGGTTCAAAGCATACTGAGCATCCAAATTTTCTATTCTTCCATCCATccccctcaggtcgttcagcttttcttcgaggattaCCTCAATGGCACTCgaacccagaggtgcccctagcagcacactgttggtGGTAGCGAGCAGAGAAAAGAggaagctgcaataaggaaagaagaacaagaaagagaggcggccctggcgaaagaagctctacacCTGAAGGAAAGAgaagctgcaatgaggaaagaagaagctgcaataaggaaagaagaacaagaacgtgagatggtcctactccgtgagcgtgagcgagtacagcttgaagcaaaacaacgccacctggagatacaacgcgaacatgacaaacagcaagcggcaatgcctatagaatgtcgtcaacaagaactcacgttggaaactacacaccacactcagcgccagcaagctaccgccagtcttccagtaagtttcaatgtctcccatgcaagtaagttaatgtcaccattcgttgagacagagattgacgtcatttttaccacctttgagaccctagctaataaacttagctggcctgcatatcaatggtctacccttctcagagtgcatcttacaggtagagctgcagttacgctcagtaccttagcgtctgagaatgactaccagaccttgaagcaagcagttttggacgcctaccttctctccaccgaaagctacagactaaaattccgtgaccatctaaaggcaagtaccaccacctttctagaatttgccaataccaagaaaatatattttatgaaatgactggaagcagcacatgtctctacatttgcagaactcatcaacctcatgctagttgaggaattcttgaaacgtgttcccccttccgtccgtttatatctagcagataaagaagaaaccgactacatcaaatgtgcgaagtcagctgacacctacagcctcatccaccggctgacaccatcaccacctcccagtaagaagtcttggtacagttacgataaagtgagtacagatgaagcgagctcacaattgtattgtaagtattgcaagctctatggacataccatagatagatgtgtgaaggctcaatacaagagcaatgaatctactaaacccaaacagactcttcCTAAGTCTggtaagcctgtaatgaatgttggtgttcatgttaatgatctttctctcttcagtaaacacctgtatcctggaactctctctaccaacggtacagattcggatggacgtttcaaattgaagatcttgagggacacagcggctcttcagtctattatgttgaaatcggctgtgtctaacgtcacctacaccggggaaaccgtccttatcactgacctcacagcTACCACTCcacatccactcgccagagtccacctggattgtcccttcgtgaccagtGAAGTCAGAgttgccatcagggaaaagccttttcccatgcctggagtgcaatttctcctgggcaacgacttggcagaagatctgcaaccgtccaacctgaccaacacggacaaaccccaggtgtgtacctctgtaatggataagcccatctttgaatatgttacagcagaggttcaagaaagtgatcaagtttctcctccggttttggcgaccacccgtgcacaagctgcacgaccaccaccagctgactctactgctagagctgtacctcaagaccctcagaatctacctccaaatcttaccaagttggagttccgtaagttacagagggaggatccttcattaacaccattattcttccaggctgagactcaacctgacagtatccctgggttcttcctagagaatgaattgctctaccgcagatacagacccagcaagctgaaggaggatgacgattgggccaatgtcgaacaactagtgattcccaccagcatacggcccgatattctacacctggcccacggagctctttctcactatgatttcaacaaaacctaccacggaatcaggcaagactactactggccaggtatggtaaaagacgttaaaaagtatttacaacagtgtcatatatgtcagatggcaggtaaacctaacatctctattcctcaggctccactaaaacccatccaggtgcctgcagaacctttccacagactcatcatagactgtgttggtcctttagcccggaccagttctgacaacgcctatatactaactatcctgtgtcctaccaccagattcaccatagcagttccagtaaagaacattacggctgctacagtggtgaaacaacaattgaagatcttcacccagtatggatttccaagagagattcaaagcgactgtggcaccaactttaccagtgatctcttcaagaagacactggaggagttcaacatcaaacaggtactgtccagcccctatcatccttcttcacagggttctcttgaacgtagtcatcagactattaaagcactcctaaagaaattctgcaatgacaccttgaaggactgggataaacaacttgatctcattatgtgcattttcagaagtctccccaatgagtctctaggagtatctccttatgagatgctctacggacgtaagtgccgtactcctctcaaagctttcaaagactctctacgtaatgccacctccagtgaccctcagaatgtgcctcagtttcttcaaaacttaaaacacattctagagagagtacgtaaatttgctaatgacaacctattgaCAGCcgaagagaggatgaagactcattttgaccaaagcagcaaattaaggaaatttaaaccaggagacttcgtattggcatattttcctatcccaggttctccattgcaaaacaagttttcaggaccctaacgtatcaaggagtgcaggaacaaccacaactacgttcttgaaactccagataggcggcggaagacccagttgtgccacgtcagcctcctgaagcagtatcaaggtattcccccccCACTGTGTTGATAGCAGTCCCTAcaattaaaggtccatacctacaCAGTGAAACCTTctctgcttctcccgaaagcctTAACACTGAATCGGTGCTTTCCAaataggaaattctacctgatcttcatcccaatttacaggactgtaatagtgctcctttgccatgttctaatactattctcgcctcgccagatatcacgaagcctttcatcctccatgtcaacgccagtggtaccggcatcggggttgacctgatgcaacaacgaggcgaggagattcgaCCTGTTAGTtaccacagctacaaggaactacagcacgatcgaaagggagccacactccatcgtcctgaacttgcagcacttcgaatcGTCCATgccaagtgctcggtctaccaccatctactcggaccacaatcccctacacttcctgcagcaagcccaactcaacaatcaacggcttctacgatgggcttgatatctgaagaatttcaacctggagatctctacatcaagggttctgacaacatcatagcagacgccctctccagagtctatgaggtggaGGCTGCTCCACTTACcaactgaagacgtaacttcacccggtaccgcaggcttcgggggagagttgtgacgataatctctttctagagagattgagcctcttcttccctacttcaaattacgtccagttaacaagtataagatgctacactcaagatacgtcaccggtagcacaaaacgcttTGACCGGGAGGCAAAACAAACCCAAGattccccctactccacacaccctccacgccggcttgtcggcaaaccagcaaactacccataccagcctgcctgctcctgattggtgactcgccgaccgcacacctgcacactgcacctccgcgccCTCTTcctgaatcgacgtcggagccctgaccagctatcaacttcagaatatttcttgttctcttagagttgacatctctctctggcatactaagcttactggcttgtatacgaagggaggtctcagccatagccgatattctcatcaccattttattatttcacctttacactattgtgtctcacattgtctttgcatttatctttgttatttaattgtacttttaattcccccgagatttgtctttattttcatttatgtttaaagtaaatatattaaagtttcatttttcatactttgtgttttacgtgttcctccctctcacttaccacagacaacaggcaagcagtctatcttttttttataagtgtgatcaggcattgacacctgccattggaggactgccgaacatctacactttcccgtcacatatatatatatatatatatatatatatatatatatatatatatatatatatatatatatatatatatatatatatgcgaacaagcctgaatggtccccaggacaatatgcaactgaaaactcacaccccagaagtgactcgaacccacaaaTAGTTCAAATAGTTCAAataggggtggttcaaatagcctcggctatcacctcattttgtccggtcatgatggtcaagtggattaaggcgtcttgtacataccagttgcgttgctcctgggagtatgggttcgagtcacttctggggtgtgagttttcagttttatatatatatatatatatatatatatatatatatatatatatatatatatatatatatatatatatatatatatatatatatatatatatatatatatatatgagagagagagacgtcacgTCTGTgtcggaaaaaacatgcttttcttgaaaaactgtattttcatgtgtttttcatgtgagtgaattcttcgaaacctttttaccgattgctttgaaattttgacacaacgttttaTTGGAATAGGAGCGTGTTTTTTTTATACTTACAATTAACACACCTCACCAGTGAaaggaaaaaaaacatttttttttttaacagcgtcatctgttggacgtaagagcaacacacgctcttATCTCCGAAACTTCTTCAcctttgctttgaaatttttgacataacgttccatttgaatacgctcatatttttatatacctactatatagatgctacacctgtgaatggtaaaaacatgttttttttttaacagtgccatctgttgcacgtaatagcaacacacacaagctatactaaatatgtcatgattctatttcaatgtttccaattgcattgataaatttaattttcatatatttcgaattattttaattttaatttaattattttatgtgacattctgttagaattgagctgtgttgtttaccataccattcatttcgtaagtataagaatagatgccacacctgtgacaggtaaaaccattcttttttttaaataacagTGCTATCTGTTGCAAGTAATAGCAAAACACGCTATGCGGAATATGTTTTGATTCCACTTCAATGTtctcgattgcattgataaactaaattttcatagatttcattttattttcattttgattttattattttgtacggcattgcgttagaattgagctgtgttgtttaccatatgctTAATTTCCTATGCATAAGAATAACGGCCACATCAGGGACTGGTAAAAACACTTCTTTTTAAGAAACAGCCCCATCTATTGCACAAGGAGCCACACACGCTATAATAACTATGTTATGATTCCTTtttaatgtttccaattgcattgagaaACAGAATTTTCATAGAGTTCAAGtgttttcattttaatttatttattttgcgtgacattgcattggaattgagctgtgttgtttaccataccattcattttgtgagtatagtttttttgtactgtttcattgtttttcattttgttttttattgtttttttcttatttttcagtgatcggtgcatcagatcatttgggaatgcatcagactgAGGGAcgtgggagggggtaatggtggggaggccgagaggaggggagaatggtggggaagaggaggggatggaagtgggggatggggggagaggtcgaggggacaggggaaggagTATTAGagggaggacaaggagatgggggagtttaggatggtggggacgaggagaccggagaatggagaatggtggggaggacaaggggacaggggagagggggagagtggggaggacgagtggacgGGGGAGCGgtgggatggtagggaggacgaggggacggtgaagtgggatatggtggggagaacgagttGATAGGGGAGGGGCTAATGAGGGGGaggaagacgaggggatgggggagatgtGGAGAGTGGGGaccaggggacaggggaatggagaatggtgggtaggacaaggagacaggttagtgggggatggtgaggaggatgaggggatggtggagtggggaatggttaggaggacgagaggacgctggagtgggggatggagggaaggacaaAAGGATGGTGAAGGGGAAAATGGTGGGGATTACGAAGGGGTCGGCAGAGTGgaaaatggttgggaggatgagggaacgAAGGAGTGACGAATTgttggaaggatgaggggacagtggaaggggaatggcggggaggacagggagacagggaaggttactctggctcagcaacgcacatacgTTGCTAAGCCACagtaacgcgtggccgggtacagccagtgttgaataaaaacacttgtataatagagaAAACTCCAGATGTAAgatgattacaaattcttgaagcaatcgacataaaaatagaacaacttTCCAAATactcaaattacggaactattacCTCTATCCACCATGAaagtaagaacaagaccagaacgtGAAGAGGCTAACATATAAGTCACTGCTCGACAAACAACgctttacacctgattaatctttgtatgtgttttgtaccctatttagcattattctactttttttttctcctgtATGCCTTACTCTTTACACTTATgtatatccaatttatacccattgtttacaCCTGACCCCCATTGTTCGGTTCTTTTGTATTCACCTGACCCACTatttgtataaatataatgttctGTTCTGTAACATCCATCTGACAGTCACTCTGCTACCCGTTGAgggtgtggtcacaatgcgacccaaacgtttaagggtttgagctaccccctagaaattgaaattgaaataagtttattgaagtaaaatacacacaaagggatgagatagctcaagctattctcaccccgttcagtacatcgtgttaatacatatatagacacacatcacaaacaatatacatattaccaaacattacacaagtagtatggtatcagacgtacacataaatacctttacttttgaccccctagACTGtcatgctttcgggagaagcaatattctaaaggtcctgaaggacgtaaccggtatcaaacccgctgacattagtctGGAAGGTGAGGATATCAtgctcttcttttcatgtgaggaagagCTAGAAAAACTGTTAAACAACGATGccattcttcgcaaagagcaccacctacatcctcacttccaacgtcacttcctggccggaagaactgtttttaccagaatGGCCAACCAGTGGATCGCTGGCCGACCACAACATAATATCATGGACAATATCTAGGAGCAAAATCCGAACCTGCctgtattcaacctagagttttGCAATACCGACaaatcatcaatgaagattactttcaccaccatagctgcggccacacaaggtttctactgcttcggcttaaAAATTCCACACCACTAAATAAAAAAGGAActttaccatgagatccagcaatgCTTCAAgtactacgagctctcccaccccattaacaagtgtcagcaccctctcCAGAACTGCAGCCtatgcgcactggaccatcactactctatAGGTAAGGCATCAAGCCATCGCTGCATGCTCTGTGATGGCactcaccccgcaatttcctaccgctgcccccgcagacaggaaagcatCAAGGCAAAGGTTGAAACCTGggaggtatgttgacatttttacacaggtacttgatgttagacatctgcaggagctgaaggaggcatttgagcggaattctgtgttgcgtttcacttacgagatggagaaggatgggaagctgccctttctagatataacagtcatggaaaggagcagagttttccacactgcagtctacactaagaaacaaacataggaatgtgcatgaatgccaacagtgactgcccggacaagtacaagaggagtgtcgttaacgcttatgtcgaccgtgctctcagccacagctcaggatggaagcaagtcgacgaagaactctgtagggtaaggcaggtcctagttaacaacggcttctccaatggttacgttaaagacatcataagaaggaaggtgaaacgccatgcaacctctgaagagacaactaacacaacacctataccccctattagactattttacaggaacttcttttccacagcccataaaacggaggaaagggtcctgaaagatattgtcagtagaaacgttatccctacagacaaaaatcagaagatacaactgacgatttactataaaaccagaaaaacggccagcctactcatgagaaactctccagacacaaagcagaacgctttaaaagagaccaacgtcgtctatgccttcaaatgccctcttggggactgtaagcctaaaaaaaaacagaaaacaacatctctttccaggcgtttaacgatgcataagcaacagggctccattaaggaacatataatctcttcccacaaacaaactatcaccagagaaatcttagcaaacaacacagaaatcatcgatagatacagcgatagcaggcggcttgacgtctgcgaggcactacacatcaagaagtcaacaccagcaatcaacagccaattaatgcacaactatattctacccacttcaagactccgctccaatatagaagcatcaagaaatatggaccaataggctttctacaattacttccattcaatacccactgtttcgtgttctgtcttgtgtttgaatttaatacccattcaatacccattgttgaaagttcgtttttcacctcatccaaatgtagatataaacctcgaagatgtgtaagctctattcagtttcagttgtgtgtttgtaaactaaaatctttgaaaatgtaataagttttatgaaacgcgctcaagtgtcccgtcagactagaaataaaaatgaattttggagaattgatctttgaattaccatcaacagtgaaaagaaacgtaagaaagacagagaaaattcgtgctagaattattaatcttactttttcggtcatatttaataatatatgtctacaggaaagactgctaccaaaatatactaatatatatatatatatatatatatatatatatatatatatatatatatatatatatatatatgtcgtacctaatagccagaacgcacttctcagcctactatttaaggcccgatttgcctaataagccaagttttcatgaattaatgttttttcgtctacctaacctacctaacctaacctaacctagctttttttggctacctaacctaaccttacctataaatataggttaggttaggttaggtagggttggttaggttcaatcatatatctacgttaattttaactccaataaaaaaaaattgacctcatacatagagaaaagggttgctttatcatttcataagaaaaaaattatagtaaatatattaattcaggaaaacttggcttattaggcaaatcgggccttgaatagtaggctgagaagtgagttctggctactaggtacgacatatatatatatatatatatatatatatatatatatatatatatatatatatatatatatatatatatatatatatatatatatatatatatatatatatataaatatatatatacatacatacatacatactgttcaagcttgttcacatttgtgttcctcatgtgggccccaaagaatgaggtgatttgataaaataccatgcccaagcttACAATCAGAATGCCGGCGGgaggaggttaccttaccttgaggtgcttccggggcttagcgtccctgcggcccggtcgtcgaccaggcctcctggttgccggactgatcaaccaggctgttggacgcggctgctcgcagcctgacgtatgagtcacagcctggttgatcaggtatcctttggaggtgcttatccagttctctcttgaacactgagaggggtcggccagttatgccccttatgtgtagtggaagcgtgttgaacagtctcggacctctgatgttgatagagttctctctcagagtaccagttgcacctctgtttttcaacgggggtattctgcacatcctgccatgtcttctggtctcatgtgatgttatttctgtgtgcaggtttgggaccagcccctctaatattttccacgtgtaaattattatgtacctctcctgcctgcgctcaagggagtacagttttaggctatttag
This window encodes:
- the LOC138371088 gene encoding uncharacterized protein gives rise to the protein MLVEEFLKRVPPSVRLYLADKEETDYIKCAKSADTYSLIHRLTPSPPPSKKSWYSYDKVSTDEASSQLYCKYCKLYGHTIDRCVKAQYKSNESTKPKQTLPKSGKPVMNVGVHVNDLSLFSKHLYPGTLSTNGTDSDGRFKLKILRDTAALQSIMLKSAVSNVTYTGETVLITDLTATTPHPLARVHLDCPFVTSEVRVAIREKPFPMPGVQFLLGNDLAEDLQPSNLTNTDKPQVCTSVMDKPIFEYVTAEVQESDQVSPPVLATTRAQAARPPPADSTARAVPQDPQNLPPNLTKLEFRKLQREDPSLTPLFFQAETQPDSIPGFFLENELLYRRYRPSKLKEDDDWANVEQLVIPTSIRPDILHLAHGALSHYDFNKTYHGIRQDYYWPGMVKDVKKYLQQCHICQMAGKPNISIPQAPLKPIQVPAEPFHRLIIDCVGPLARTSSDNAYILTILCPTTRFTIAVPVKNITAATVVKQQLKIFTQYGFPREIQSDCGTNFTSDLFKKTLEEFNIKQISRSLSSSMSTPVVPASGLT